Part of the Planctomycetota bacterium genome, TGAGGAACGGCGGGTCGCGAAGCGGTATCTTGCTCTGGTTCGGGGGGAAGTGGGCGAGGAGGAGGGCGAGATGGACATGCCCATCGCCGCGGCCTCGCGGGGCAAGATGCGCCTGCGGCGGCGCGAGGGGCGGCCCGCCAAGAGCCACTATCGCGTGCTCGAGCGCTTTCGAGGGTTCACCCTTGTCGAGGTGCGTCCCCTCACCGGCCGCCAGCACCAGGTGCGGCTGCATCTGGCCGGCATCGGGCACCCGCTGGCGGTGGACCCGCTGTACGGCGGCGCCGCTGCGTTGTTCCTCTCGGAGATCAAGCCCGGCTACCGCCGGAAGGAGGACCACCCCGAGCCGCCGCTGATGCCTCGCCTGACCCTGCACGCGAGCCGCCTGGAACTCACCCTCGCCGACAACACGCCGCTGGCGGTCGAGGCCCCGCTGCCTGCCGACTTCGAGCGTCTGTTACGCGCCCTGCGCAAGTACGCCGTCCGGCGGCGCTGAGCGGAGCGCGCCCGTCGCTTTCGCAGAGGTTGCGGGGGCGGCAGCGACGTGCTAGAATGCGCCGGGGAGGCTCGAGTGGAGCATCCGCATTGAAGATCGTCTGCGGCCGGTGCTCAGCCGAGGTGGAACTGCCCCGCAACGGGGAGAGCACGCAGGTTCGCTGCCCGTCCTGCGAGGCGGTGTTCGTGCTGCCCTCGCTGGCCGATGGCGAGGAACTGGTGCGTCCCGACACCTTTCCCGGCTACCGCGTGGTGGCACTGGTGGGCCACGGCGGAATGGGGGCCGTGTACCGCGCGATCCAGCTCTCGATGGACCGCGAAGTGGCCATCAAGGTGCTGTTGCGCAAGTACGCCAAAGTGCCGCGCTTCGTGGCACGCTTCACGCGCGAGGCCGAGGCCCTGGCGGCGCTGAGCCACCCGAACATCGTGGGCGTGATTGACCGCGGGTGCGTGGGCGACCGCTACTACTTCGTGATGGAGTACGTGCACGGCCGCACCCTCCGGTACCTGATCCGCAACGGCCAGGTGACCGTGCGCTCGGCCGTCGAGATGGCGATCCAGATCTGCCGCGCCCTGGAAGCCGCCCACGCCGCCGGCGTGGTGCACCGGGACATCAAGCCGGGCAACATCCTCACGCAGGAGGAGGGCGGCCTGGTGAAGGTGGCCGACTTCGGCATCGCGCACATGGTGGAGGAGGAGCCGACCGATGAGCGGCCGCGCCGCTCGCGCCTCGGCACCGCCAAGTACATGGCGCCCGAGCAGCGCGGCACCGGCGAGGCCGTGGACGCGCGGGCCGATATCTACGGGCTGGGCGTCACCCTGCACGAGATGCTCACCGGTGAGCTGCCCTCGGGCTCGCCGCCCAGCGCGGCCAATCGCCTGGTGCCGAAGGAGCTGGATGCGATCGTGGAGCGCGCCACGCGGCCCGACCGCGCGGAGCGCTTCCAGTCCGCCGCTGAGATGCGGCAGGCCCTGGAGGCGGCGCTCCAGGCCGTGAAACGCGAAGAGACCTCGGCCACCGAGGTCCTCTCCAGCGCCCTGGCCGAGCAGATCGCCTGTCCTGTCTGCCACCAGACGGTGTCGGCCGCCGAGTGGGCCTGCCCGGCCTGCCACACGACGCTCAGCGAGCCGTGCTACCGCCCAGGCTGCGAGGGCGTGAACCGGGCGGGGGCGGAGGTGTGCTCGCGGTGCGGGGGGCACCTGCGGATTCTCGAGCGCCAGCGGCGGGCCGAGCTCGAGGAACTCCTCGAGCGCGCAGAGGCCGAGGTGGCCTCGGGCGAACTGATCCGCGCAGGCCGCCTGCTCGAGGAGATCGAGGCCGACCATCACGCGGCGTTCGCCGACCTCCACGCGCGGGCGAAGGAGCTCGTACGCAGGCTGCTGGTCGCGCGCCCTGTCTCGCCGCTGCGCAGCTTCGCCTGGGGCCTGGCGGCGCTGGTGGCCGTTGGTCTGGTGGCCCTGGCCGCCTGGCGGCTGGCGAAGGCGCTGGCGCCGCCACCGGCGCCCCAGGGCGACCCGAGGCCGACCACGACCGAACTCGTGACTACGCGGGTCTCCGTGTCAACCGTGGTCCCGCCGCGACCCCCCCGCGCGGTGGTCACACCGCGCGAGGCGCTGAGAGGGTACCTGCTGGCCGTGACCGACCCTGCGTGGGCGTCCCGGGCGCCCGGGCTCCGCCTCGCGGCTGCGTGCGATGCCGCTCAGCTCATCGCGCCCGGCAAGGGCGAGGCGCAGGCCCAGGCAGCCGTCGCGCTAGCGAAGAGCCTGGCCGAACTCGACCGGGCCGTCGCGCCGGAACCCGAGGCGCTGCGTGTATGCACGGCCGCGGCTCTGGATGTGCTCATTGATGTGCTGGCCAGGGAACTGGCCCGGCAGCGCGCGGCAGCCCGTGTGCGCGCCATCGCGGCCGAGTATGCCGTGGCGGCGCGCGCCGCCAGCGACCCCGGGCGCAGGGTGGATCTGGCGGCCTCGGCCCTGCATGATCTGCTGGTGGAGGGGGAACGCCAGGGCAATGCGGCGCCGGACCTGCCGGGCCGCCTCCTGCTGCTGGAGGCCAGCCTCGATGCCGTGGCCGAGCGGCGCGTGCGCCCTGGGGCCGAGCGCGTGGTCCGGGCGGGCGACCTGCTGCTGCGGCACCTGCGGCGCGACGCCGCGAGCGCCGCGTTCCCCGAGATTCTCCAGGATGCCGACGGCAAGCTCGCGAGGGCGGAGCACTCGCAGGAGCCGCTCGTGCGAGTGGCGCTGGCCCTGGAAGCCATTGTGGAAGCCCTCGCCGCGCGGGCCGTCGCGCGCGGCGCCGAGTGAGCAAAGGAGCACGCTGCTTTGGCCTCCCTCCGCACCCGATATGTCGGGCTGGATCTCGATTGCCCCATCGTGGTGGCCTCCGCGGGGATCACCGAGACCGTCGAGCGCATGCGCCAGTGCCAGGAGAACGGCGCCGCGGCCGTGGTGATGAAGTCGTGGTTCGAGGAGGAGATCGCGCGCCAGTCGCCCACGCCGCGCTTCGCCGTGCTGCACCACGATCTCAGCCCGGCCGAGAAGACCTTCACCCTGTTCTCCTACGAGCAGGCCAGCGAATGGGACCTGGCGCGGTACGCGCAAGAGGTGGCCGACGCAAAGGCCAAGCTCTCGATCAAGATCATCCCGAGCATCAACTGCCTCACCGACGAGGGCTGGGCCCGGGCTGCGGCCGAGATGCAGGCCGCGGGCGCCGATGCCATCGAGCTGAACACGTCGTGCCCCCACGGTTCGATCACGTTTCGGGGCAGGGCCGTCGAGGAGACGATCTTCCACACGGTGGAGGTGGTGCGCAGGGCGGTGACAATCCCCGTCATCGCCAAGCTGAGCCCGATGATCACGTCGCCGCTGGGCGTAGCCCAGGGGGTGGAGGCCGCGGGCGCCAATGCCGTCACCATCTTCAACCGCATGACGGCGCTGGAGATTGACGTCCAGGAGGAGCGCCCCGTCCTTCACGGGGGCTATGGCGGGCACGGCGGGCCGTGGGCCATCCAGTACCCGTTGCGCTGGATCAGCGCCCTTCGACCGCAGCTCAAGATTGACATCGCGGGCTCGGGCGGCGTGGCCTCGTGGGAAGACGTGGTGAAGTACCTCCTGGTCGGAGCCACGGTGGTGCAGACCTGCACCGTCGTTGTGATGAACGGCTATGGCGTGCTCCGCGAACTCCGCGAGGGCCTCGAGCGCTGGATGGACAAGCGGGGCTACGGGAGCCTGGACGACTTCCGGGGCAAGGTGAACCCCCGCATCGTGGGCACACACGAGGTAGACCGCCGCAAGCACCGGCGCGCGGTCAAGCGCTATGAGGTGCTGGCGCCCTGCAAGGCGGCGTGCCCTCTGGGGGTGTCCGCCCAGTCCTACGTGCGTCTGGTGGCGGAGGGCCGCTATGAGGAGGCCGTGCGGGTCGTCCGGGCCAGCAACCCCTTCCAGTCCATCTGCGGGCGCGTGTGCTACGCGCCGTGCGAGGACGCCTGCACGCGCCGGCCTCTGGGCGGGCCGATCGCCATCCGCGCCCTCAAGCGGTTCGTGGACGAGTGGGGGCGCCGCCACCTGCCGCTGCTCCAACAGCCGCTCGCAGCCGTTCCGCCCACGGGCAGGCGGGTGGCCATCGTAGGCAGCGGCCCCGCCGGGCTCACGGCCGCCCACGATCTGGCCCTCGCCGGCCACGCGGTCACGGTGTTCGAGGCCCTGGACCAGCCGGGCGGCATGCTGCGCGTGGGCATCCCAGACTACCGCTTGCCGAAGGGCATCGTGGAGGAAGAGATCGAGGCGATCCGCCGCCTGGGCGTCGAAATCCGCACCGGCCAGGCCCTGGGGCGCGACTTCACCCTCGCCGCGCTGCGCCGGGATGGCTTTGAGGCGGTGTTGCTCGCCACGGGCGCTCACCAGGGCGGCAAGCTCGGCATTCCGGGCGACGACGCGCGTGGCGTGGTGGACGCCGTGGGCTTCCTGCGGCAGTTGAACCTGGGCAGGCGGCCCGATGTGGGCCAGCGCGTGGCCGTCGTGGGCGGGGGCAACACCACGCTGGATGCGGCGCGGTGCGCGCTGCGCCTCGGGGCCAAGGTGGCCTATGTCGTCTACCGCCGCACGCGCGCCGAGATGCCTGCGCACGAGCGCGAGATTGCCGACGCCGAGGCCGAGGGCGTGCGCATCCTCTACCTCTCCATTCCGCACAGCGTCGTGGTGGATGACGGGCGGGTGGTCGGCCTGAGGTGCGCGGCGGGCTATCTGGAGCCCCAGGCCGTCCGAGGCCGCCGCCCAAGCCAGGCCGTGGCGGGGGCCGAGTTCACGCTGGCCGTGGACATGGTGCTGGTGGCTGCCGGGCAGCGGCCCGATGGGCCGATGCTCGCCGGGGAGGGGCTTGCGGCGATGGGCGACGGGGTCGTGGTGGCCGACAAGGCCACGTGCGCTACGAGCATCGAGGGCGTGTTTGCCGCCGGCGACGCGGCGGGGCGGCCGGGCTCGGTCGTCGTGGCCTTCGCAGACGGGCGGCGGGCCGCCGCCGCCATCGAGCGTTATCTGGCCGGCGAGCCCCTCGAGCCGCCCAAGACCGAGCGCGAGCCGAAGCAGGTGGACGCGCGCCAGGCCTTTGCGCGGCACGTGGACAAGCCGGAGGAGCCCCGCGTCATCCTGCCTGTGCGCGAGGCGTCGGTGCGCGTGCTCGACTTCTCCGAGGTCGAACTTGACCTCGACGAGGAGTCGGCCCGACGCGAGGCCGCCCGCTGTCTTGCGTGCGGGTGCGGCGTCGGATGCGGCCTGTGCCAGAAGGTTTGCATCTACTCCGCCGTCAAGCAGGAGGGCGCCAGCTACGTGGTGGATGCCGAGAAGTGCGACGGCTGCGGCCTGTGCGCCGTGCGCTGCGCCAACCACGCCATCGAGCTGCTGCCCGTGGAAGTGCGAACCTCCCCAGACTGAGAGCTTCCGTGCGAGCCGGGCGCGCGAGGAGCAACCCTCAGTGAAGCGCTCCGAGGCATCGGTCGCGTCGCCGCGCCCAGGATGCGGCGTGCGAGTGCCACCCCGAACTCTCCCCTGATCACGCTGAGGGGGCGCGCGATACCTTGTTACAATGGGCTTACGATGTTCTGGCCCGTGGTGCGGTAGAATAGGCGCACGACGGCCGGTGTGGGGCTGGCCAGGGAGCGTGTCGGATGGGTGCATCGTCCCGGAGCGTGCTCGGGTGGTTGGCGGGCCTGGCGGTTGCCGCGCTGGCGCAGGCGGGCGGCGTCGCCCGCGGCGAGCCGTCCGGCGCGCGCCCGCTGGCATCGAACCTGGTGGTGCCGCAGCGCCGCGTGTTCGCCATCGGGGCGCGGCAGCCCGTGCACATGGCTGAGGTTGCCGTAGCGGTCGCCATCGTCGAGCAGGTGGCGACGACGACGATGGAGATCGCGCTGATGAACCCCGCCGGCGCCCGCCAGGAGGCCGAACTGCTCGTGCCTGTGCCGGAGGGGGCTGTCGTCCGCGGCTTCACCTTCGAGGGCGCGGGCCAGGAGGCCGCGGCCGAGCTGATGCCGAAGGACGACGCGCGCAAGGTCTTCACCGCGATCGTTTCGCGCCTCCGCGACCCTGCGCTCCTCGAGTTCGTCGGCTCCGGCGCCGTTCGCTCGAGCCTCTTCCCCTTGGAGGCCCGCAGCGCCCAGAAGGTGCGCCTGACCTACGAGACCCTGCTGCCTGCCGACGGATGCCGCGTGGACTACGTGCTGCCCCGCACCGAGTCGGTCGCATACATGATCCCCTGGAAGGTGAGGGTGGGCATCCGGTCGAGGGCGCCCGTTTCCACCGTGTATTCGCCGAGCCATAAGCTCGACGTGCGCCGCATCTCGCGTCACGAGGTGGCTGCCGAGATTGCCGCGGAATCGCAGGCGGACCCCGGCGCGTTCCGCCTGTCGTATCTCGTCGAGCACGACGGCATCGCGAGCACCCTGTTCGCCTGTCCTGAGCCGCAGGGAGGCGGCGGGTACTTCCTGCTGCTCGGCGGCCTGCCAGCGCGGCCAAGGGAGGGACGCGAGGTCCCTGCCATCCGGCGCGAGATCACGATGGTCCTCGACCGCTCGGGCTCGATGAGCGGGGCGAAGATCGCGCAGGTGCGCCAGGCGGCCTCGCAAGTCATCGCCGGCCTCGAACCGGGTGAGGCGTTCAACATTCTGGTGTATAACGAGCGGGTGGACCGCTTCGCGGACCGCGCGGTGCTGAAGTCGGGCGAGACGGAGGGCAAGGCTCGCGAGTTCCTGGACGCGGTGAAGGCGGGGGGCGGCACCAACCTGCGCGACGCGCTGGTGGACGCCCTGCGGCCGAGGCCCATCGAGGGCTTCCTGCCGATCGTGCTCTTCCTCACCGACGGCCTGCCCACCGTGGGCGAGACCTCGGAAGTGGCGATCCGGGACGCGGTTCTGAAGGCGAACCCCCACCAACGCCGGGTCTTCACCTTTGGCGTCGGCACCGACGTCAACACTGCGCTGCTCGAACGGGTGGCGCGGGAGACAAGAGGCACGTCCACGTTCGTACTGCCGAACGAGGATGTGGAGGCGAAGGTGTCCGCCGTGTTTCGAAGGCTGGCCGGCCCTGTGCTGGCCGACGCAGCGCTGGAGGTCGTTGGCCCCGACAAGACGTCAGCCCCCGGTCGGGTCCT contains:
- a CDS encoding protein kinase; the encoded protein is MKIVCGRCSAEVELPRNGESTQVRCPSCEAVFVLPSLADGEELVRPDTFPGYRVVALVGHGGMGAVYRAIQLSMDREVAIKVLLRKYAKVPRFVARFTREAEALAALSHPNIVGVIDRGCVGDRYYFVMEYVHGRTLRYLIRNGQVTVRSAVEMAIQICRALEAAHAAGVVHRDIKPGNILTQEEGGLVKVADFGIAHMVEEEPTDERPRRSRLGTAKYMAPEQRGTGEAVDARADIYGLGVTLHEMLTGELPSGSPPSAANRLVPKELDAIVERATRPDRAERFQSAAEMRQALEAALQAVKREETSATEVLSSALAEQIACPVCHQTVSAAEWACPACHTTLSEPCYRPGCEGVNRAGAEVCSRCGGHLRILERQRRAELEELLERAEAEVASGELIRAGRLLEEIEADHHAAFADLHARAKELVRRLLVARPVSPLRSFAWGLAALVAVGLVALAAWRLAKALAPPPAPQGDPRPTTTELVTTRVSVSTVVPPRPPRAVVTPREALRGYLLAVTDPAWASRAPGLRLAAACDAAQLIAPGKGEAQAQAAVALAKSLAELDRAVAPEPEALRVCTAAALDVLIDVLARELARQRAAARVRAIAAEYAVAARAASDPGRRVDLAASALHDLLVEGERQGNAAPDLPGRLLLLEASLDAVAERRVRPGAERVVRAGDLLLRHLRRDAASAAFPEILQDADGKLARAEHSQEPLVRVALALEAIVEALAARAVARGAE
- a CDS encoding RluA family pseudouridine synthase codes for the protein MALIELEVDDAYEGIIEFLATALPSLPLTRIRRLVAHGHATVGGRRVDHRCVPQPGQAVALDVPDTPIVRYEPARLDFDVLYEDAHVLAINKPAGVGVIPAPGTLDATLINGLLWHVQHESPSPCRRVFVIHRLDRDTTGVLLVGKDLPAARHLSAAFEERRVAKRYLALVRGEVGEEEGEMDMPIAAASRGKMRLRRREGRPAKSHYRVLERFRGFTLVEVRPLTGRQHQVRLHLAGIGHPLAVDPLYGGAAALFLSEIKPGYRRKEDHPEPPLMPRLTLHASRLELTLADNTPLAVEAPLPADFERLLRALRKYAVRRR
- a CDS encoding FAD-dependent oxidoreductase — translated: MASLRTRYVGLDLDCPIVVASAGITETVERMRQCQENGAAAVVMKSWFEEEIARQSPTPRFAVLHHDLSPAEKTFTLFSYEQASEWDLARYAQEVADAKAKLSIKIIPSINCLTDEGWARAAAEMQAAGADAIELNTSCPHGSITFRGRAVEETIFHTVEVVRRAVTIPVIAKLSPMITSPLGVAQGVEAAGANAVTIFNRMTALEIDVQEERPVLHGGYGGHGGPWAIQYPLRWISALRPQLKIDIAGSGGVASWEDVVKYLLVGATVVQTCTVVVMNGYGVLRELREGLERWMDKRGYGSLDDFRGKVNPRIVGTHEVDRRKHRRAVKRYEVLAPCKAACPLGVSAQSYVRLVAEGRYEEAVRVVRASNPFQSICGRVCYAPCEDACTRRPLGGPIAIRALKRFVDEWGRRHLPLLQQPLAAVPPTGRRVAIVGSGPAGLTAAHDLALAGHAVTVFEALDQPGGMLRVGIPDYRLPKGIVEEEIEAIRRLGVEIRTGQALGRDFTLAALRRDGFEAVLLATGAHQGGKLGIPGDDARGVVDAVGFLRQLNLGRRPDVGQRVAVVGGGNTTLDAARCALRLGAKVAYVVYRRTRAEMPAHEREIADAEAEGVRILYLSIPHSVVVDDGRVVGLRCAAGYLEPQAVRGRRPSQAVAGAEFTLAVDMVLVAAGQRPDGPMLAGEGLAAMGDGVVVADKATCATSIEGVFAAGDAAGRPGSVVVAFADGRRAAAAIERYLAGEPLEPPKTEREPKQVDARQAFARHVDKPEEPRVILPVREASVRVLDFSEVELDLDEESARREAARCLACGCGVGCGLCQKVCIYSAVKQEGASYVVDAEKCDGCGLCAVRCANHAIELLPVEVRTSPD
- a CDS encoding VIT domain-containing protein produces the protein MGASSRSVLGWLAGLAVAALAQAGGVARGEPSGARPLASNLVVPQRRVFAIGARQPVHMAEVAVAVAIVEQVATTTMEIALMNPAGARQEAELLVPVPEGAVVRGFTFEGAGQEAAAELMPKDDARKVFTAIVSRLRDPALLEFVGSGAVRSSLFPLEARSAQKVRLTYETLLPADGCRVDYVLPRTESVAYMIPWKVRVGIRSRAPVSTVYSPSHKLDVRRISRHEVAAEIAAESQADPGAFRLSYLVEHDGIASTLFACPEPQGGGGYFLLLGGLPARPREGREVPAIRREITMVLDRSGSMSGAKIAQVRQAASQVIAGLEPGEAFNILVYNERVDRFADRAVLKSGETEGKAREFLDAVKAGGGTNLRDALVDALRPRPIEGFLPIVLFLTDGLPTVGETSEVAIRDAVLKANPHQRRVFTFGVGTDVNTALLERVARETRGTSTFVLPNEDVEAKVSAVFRRLAGPVLADAALEVVGPDKTSAPGRVLDVIPARLPDLFEGDQLVVLGRYVGGQPVTFCVKGNYLGEKRAFSFTFDLSGATIGNAFVPRLWASRQIAVLVDAIRALGADLGSRRVYAKAQNPRVQEIVAAVSKAAGLSTEADEARLGELVREVVRLSTEFGVLTEYTAFLAREGTDLTRPEAVAGEARANLENRAMNERVGLGSISQEVNRQAQRSQLTLNYANAYYDPNMERVAPAGVQQMNDRAFFRRGNRWIDAQAVADHKKGLKAEATIEFGSPEYWRLVERLATEGRPGALALPGELLLRLDGRNVLITAPDGRAAKTQEATK